A single region of the Sulfitobacter geojensis genome encodes:
- a CDS encoding peroxiredoxin, whose product MPDIADTAPDFTLPVTGGDTVTLSALQGAPVVLFFYPRDDTPGCTTESIGFSQSLAEFEAAGAKVFGISRDTMAKHDKFTAKHDLTVPLLSDEDGVVTEAYGVWVEKNMYGKKSMGIERATYLIGADGKIAQVWRKVKVAGHVDAVLDAVRAL is encoded by the coding sequence ATGCCAGATATCGCCGATACAGCCCCCGATTTTACCCTGCCCGTCACCGGCGGCGACACTGTGACGCTGAGCGCCCTGCAAGGTGCGCCGGTGGTGTTGTTCTTTTATCCGCGCGACGACACGCCGGGGTGCACCACCGAAAGCATCGGCTTTTCCCAGAGCCTTGCAGAATTCGAAGCTGCGGGCGCGAAAGTGTTCGGTATTTCGCGTGATACCATGGCCAAACATGACAAATTCACAGCCAAACACGATCTGACCGTGCCGCTGTTGTCAGATGAAGACGGCGTCGTGACAGAAGCCTATGGCGTTTGGGTCGAAAAAAACATGTACGGCAAGAAATCCATGGGCATTGAACGCGCGACTTATCTGATCGGAGCGGATGGCAAGATCGCACAGGTCTGGCGCAAGGTCAAAGTGGCCGGACATGTGGATGCGGTGCTGGACGCGGTGCGCGCCCTATGA
- a CDS encoding ferritin-like domain-containing protein, with protein sequence MMPLAQMAESVLRCADGREKTALSRRLSAEWKAARAAGERPEIGHADPPMHPARPAKPELLEPRDVPSRKPGTPEGRIALLHAVAHIELNAVDLHWDIIARFTDVEMPMGFYDDWVKSADEESKHFNLMADCLEEAGSYYGALPAHAGMWRAAEDTATDFMGRLAVVPMVLEARGLDVTPNMIKLFKQAKAQSAVEALETIYAEEVAHVAYGSKWFHFLCGRHNEDPKERFHALVRTYFHGHLKPPFNEEKRAEAGIPPDFYWPLTA encoded by the coding sequence ATGATGCCGCTGGCCCAGATGGCGGAAAGCGTTCTGCGATGTGCGGACGGGCGCGAAAAGACAGCCCTTTCGCGGCGACTGTCCGCGGAATGGAAGGCCGCGCGCGCGGCCGGCGAACGCCCCGAGATCGGCCACGCTGATCCCCCGATGCACCCTGCCCGTCCTGCCAAACCCGAACTGTTGGAACCGCGCGATGTGCCAAGCCGCAAACCCGGCACGCCCGAAGGGCGGATCGCCTTGCTGCATGCCGTCGCGCATATCGAATTGAATGCGGTGGATTTGCATTGGGACATCATTGCGCGGTTTACCGACGTTGAAATGCCGATGGGTTTCTATGACGACTGGGTCAAGTCGGCCGACGAAGAATCCAAACATTTCAACCTGATGGCCGATTGTCTTGAAGAAGCGGGCAGTTACTACGGCGCGCTGCCGGCCCATGCTGGCATGTGGCGCGCGGCCGAAGATACCGCAACCGATTTCATGGGACGTCTGGCCGTGGTGCCGATGGTGCTGGAGGCGCGCGGGCTGGATGTTACGCCGAATATGATCAAGCTGTTCAAGCAGGCCAAAGCGCAAAGTGCGGTGGAAGCGCTTGAAACCATCTATGCCGAAGAAGTCGCGCATGTGGCCTATGGCAGCAAGTGGTTTCACTTCCTGTGCGGACGTCACAACGAAGACCCTAAAGAGCGGTTTCACGCTTTGGTACGGACCTATTTCCACGGCCACCTCAAGCCGCCATTCAATGAGGAAAAGCGTGCCGAAGCAGGCATTCCACCGGACTTTTACTGGCCCCTGACAGCCTGA